The Methanothrix soehngenii GP6 genome has a window encoding:
- a CDS encoding PIN domain-containing protein has translation MAMRRAAIDADIFFFSISHKSESLTKRDINPYDIKKFLFHLSSHPDISLCVPISVLGEVVIICVEGEWKGREDKHNREELHELIDIWSGLRISFLHPNEAVATTCYNLYNHSKYKDSRIKPADLVHLGYALAYDVDFFITTDRILRGYSIPKEFKTKVLHPHEAQAILK, from the coding sequence ATGGCTATGCGGCGAGCAGCCATTGATGCGGATATTTTCTTCTTTTCCATCAGCCATAAGAGCGAAAGCCTAACCAAGCGGGATATAAATCCGTACGATATTAAAAAATTTTTATTCCATCTTAGCAGTCATCCTGATATCTCGCTATGTGTTCCCATATCCGTCCTTGGAGAAGTAGTCATCATATGCGTTGAAGGTGAGTGGAAAGGCCGGGAGGACAAGCATAATCGTGAAGAGCTTCACGAGCTTATCGATATCTGGAGCGGCCTGAGAATTTCATTTCTTCACCCTAATGAAGCAGTTGCTACTACCTGCTACAATCTGTATAACCACAGCAAGTATAAAGATTCAAGAATCAAACCAGCTGATTTGGTGCATTTGGGATACGCTCTGGCTTACGACGTGGACTTTTTCATAACCACCGACAGAATTCTAAGGGGCTATAGCATCCCGAAAGAGTTCAAGACCAAAGTTCTGCATCCGCATGAAGCTCAGGCCATTTTAAAATAA
- a CDS encoding nitrogenase component 1 — protein sequence MDELKSLACEKSLFDEDAAHGACAYSRAISVLNPIADAMHVVQGPLECATCATYAWNARGSISSQPMLHGKRDKIFFDNLGLSAQVMRELAAACKPQAIFVYSTCMTETMGCDVSEVCESAAKDLRIPVIPVGSMGFQAETGYEAACNALLRLIGSRSYKPISPYSVNILGDYNIAGDLWPIRSYLEELGIEVISAITGDSRVAEIQRAHCADLNLVQCSSSIGSLARRFEEEYGIPYRNVSFLGIEETSSALRTAAEFFENPGIIEESERMIGSVPIMM from the coding sequence ATGGATGAATTAAAGTCTCTAGCGTGCGAAAAGAGCCTCTTCGATGAAGATGCAGCTCATGGAGCCTGTGCTTACTCCAGAGCGATATCTGTTTTGAATCCAATAGCAGATGCCATGCATGTGGTCCAAGGACCACTTGAATGCGCTACATGCGCTACATATGCCTGGAACGCGCGTGGAAGCATTTCCAGCCAACCAATGCTTCATGGTAAACGAGATAAGATATTCTTCGATAATTTAGGATTATCTGCTCAAGTCATGCGGGAGCTAGCTGCAGCCTGCAAGCCCCAGGCCATATTCGTCTATTCCACCTGCATGACCGAGACAATGGGTTGCGATGTCAGTGAAGTGTGTGAATCTGCGGCGAAGGATCTGAGGATACCTGTCATTCCGGTGGGTAGCATGGGTTTCCAGGCGGAGACGGGATACGAAGCAGCATGCAATGCACTCTTGAGGCTGATAGGCAGCAGGAGCTACAAGCCCATAAGCCCCTATTCAGTGAACATCCTGGGAGATTACAACATTGCAGGAGATCTATGGCCTATCAGATCCTACCTTGAAGAGCTGGGTATTGAGGTGATATCTGCAATAACCGGTGATTCAAGAGTTGCAGAGATTCAGAGGGCTCATTGCGCAGATCTGAATCTGGTACAGTGTAGCAGCTCCATTGGCTCCCTAGCCAGGCGATTTGAAGAGGAGTATGGCATACCCTACCGAAATGTGAGCTTCCTGGGCATCGAAGAGACATCTTCAGCCTTAAGAACTGCCGCGGAGTTCTTCGAAAATCCCGGCATAATTGAAGAATCCGAGAGGATGATCGGTAGTGTCCCGATTATGATGTAA
- a CDS encoding alpha/beta fold hydrolase, which produces MPQRLAESYRVILFDNRGAGRSDQPPGPLTIGQMAKDAAGLLDALGIDHAHVFGGSMGGMIALQMALDYPKQVDKLVLGGTTAGGSSRTNPPPEIQKYFYPRTDLSAHDYLWWTGAVCYPPEFIEAHPDIVERKIQANLAFPGTLAAYEAQLKAFNEFDVEGRLGFIRAPTMVIIGKRDVLIPPPNSFEIARKIPGAQMREIEGAGHIFWISHPEETVLIVKEFLG; this is translated from the coding sequence GTGCCCCAGAGATTGGCAGAAAGCTACAGGGTGATTCTCTTTGACAACCGCGGAGCAGGGCGCAGCGATCAGCCTCCTGGCCCCTTAACCATAGGGCAGATGGCAAAAGATGCCGCGGGCCTGCTGGATGCATTGGGAATTGATCATGCCCATGTATTCGGAGGAAGCATGGGGGGCATGATTGCTCTGCAAATGGCTTTGGATTACCCCAAGCAAGTCGACAAGCTGGTGCTCGGAGGCACAACCGCTGGTGGAAGCTCCAGGACCAATCCGCCGCCCGAGATCCAGAAGTATTTCTATCCGAGGACGGACCTTTCCGCCCATGACTACCTTTGGTGGACTGGAGCGGTATGCTATCCGCCGGAGTTCATTGAGGCCCATCCGGATATAGTGGAGAGGAAGATCCAGGCCAATCTCGCCTTTCCTGGAACCCTTGCTGCCTATGAGGCCCAGCTCAAGGCCTTCAATGAGTTCGATGTCGAAGGGCGCCTGGGCTTTATTCGCGCGCCTACGATGGTGATAATCGGCAAACGAGATGTGCTGATTCCGCCGCCCAATAGCTTCGAGATCGCCCGAAAAATTCCGGGCGCACAGATGCGGGAGATCGAAGGCGCAGGGCACATCTTCTGGATCAGCCATCCTGAGGAGACTGTATTGATAGTAAAGGAGTTCCTGGGATGA